TACGAGCGAACTGCATCTTCAACGCTGACCGCCGAGCGTGGTACGCACACCGACTGGAATTTCCCGCCGACCTTGGCCAGTTTGCTCGAAAGCTCAGCCAGCATCTTGTCGGTCTCGAGGAACGCATCCTCGTGATAGAACAGCACTTCGCCATTACCCACGGCGATCACGTCGTTGTGGAACACGCCCTGATCGATCACCGACGGGTTCTGCTGAGCGTAGACCACGCCGTCATCCTTCAAACCGTGCAGACGGGCAACCGCCTGGGACGCTTCGAGGGTCTGGCGCGCCGGGTACTTCTGCGGCGCCGGGTAACGGGTGTCGAAGGCACTGCGACCGAACACGAAGAACTCGACGCCCGCTTCGCCGTACTCACGGCAGAAACGCGTGTGGTTGGCCGCGCCTTCGTCACCGAACTGCGCCACGGCCGGCAAGGCGGCGTGATGCGCAAAGTGCTTCTGGTCGGCAAACATCGCGCCCAGCACGCGGCTGGTGGTCGGGTGCTCGATGCTGCGGTGGTATTTGCAGTTGAGGTTGGCGGCGGTGAAATGCACGCGGCCGTCCGCGGTGTCGGCGCTCGGGCTGACGGTGGCGGCGTTGGCCACCCACATGCTCGACGCCGAGCAGCTGGCGACCAGCAGCGGCATCGCGTCTTTCGCGGCGCGCTCGATCACTTGCGCGTCAGTGCCGCTGAAGCCCAGGCGACGCAGCGCGGCCACGTCCGGGCGTTCCTGCGGGGCCAGCACGCCTTGCTGAAAGCCCATGTCCATCAGCGCTTTCATTTTCGCCAGGCCCTGCAGCGCCGCTTCCTTGGGGTTCGACGCCTGCTGGCTGTTGCTCTGGGACGCGACGTTGCCGTAGGACAAACCGCCGTAGTTATGGGTCGGCCCCACTAGACCGTCGAAATTGACTTCATAGGATTTCATCAGCGAGGCTCCACGAGAATCTGTTTGTTATAGGCTTCAGGTAACAATTCAGTAAGACCGCGTCGCGGCCATCGCGGGCAAGCCTTGCTCCTACAAGGATTGCGCAAACCTGTGGGAGCAAGGCTTGCCCGCGATTGGGCGTTACGACATCCGCACGCCTGGGGTCAATGCGCCGGGCAACACCAGGCTCGGCGTCTCCAGCGAGGCCACCGGGTACGCGCAGTAGTCCGCCGCGTAATAGGCACTGGCGCGATGGTTGCCCGAGGCGCCCACGCCGCCGAACGGCGCGCTGCTGGCAGCACCAGTCAGTTGCTTGTTCCAGTTGACGATGCCGGCGCGGCTTTCCAGCCAGAATTGCTGGTAGCGTGCTTCGGAGTCCGACAGCAGGCCGGCCGCCAAGCCGTAGGCCGTGTCGTTGGCTTCAGCGATCGCCGCTGCAAAATCAGCGTAGCGGATCACTTGCAGCAACGGCCCGAACAGCTCTTCGTCCGGGCGCTCGGCCACGGCGGTCACGTCGAGAATGCCAGGGGTCAGCAAGGCAGCCTGGGCCTGAGGCTGGGTCATTTCCAGCAAGGCCACCGCGCCGTTGGCCAGCAGGTGTTCCTGGGCGTCCATCAAGGCTTTCGCCGCGCCAAGGGAAATCACCGAGCCCATGAACGGCGCCGGCTGCTGGTCGAAAGCGCCCACGTCGATGGTCGAACTGACCGCCACCAGCCGCGCCAGCAACGCATCGCCCCAGGCGCCTTGCGGCACCAGCAAGCGGCGTGCACAAGTGCAGCGTTGGCCGGCAGAGATGAACGCCGACTGAATGATGGTGTAAACCGCGGCATCCACATCGGCGACTTCATCGACCACCAGTGGGTTGTTGCCGCCCATCTCCAGCGCGAGGATCTTGTCCGGACGACCGGCAAATTGATTGTGCAGGTGATTGCCGGTACGGCTGGAACCGGTGAAGAACAGACCGTCGATGCCAGGATTCGCCGCCAGGGCGATACCGGTTTCGCGAGCACCCTGCAGCAGGTTCAGTACGCCCGCCGGCAGGCCAGCCTCGATCCAGCACTTGACCGTCAGCTCGGCGACTTTCGGCGTCAGTTCGCTCGGTTTGAACAGCACGCTGTTACCGGCCAGCAGCGCCGGAACGATATGCCCGTTCGGCAAGTGACCGGGGAAGTTGTAAGGACCGAACACGGCGACAACGCCATGTGGCTTGTGACGCAACACAGCGGTGGCGTCGCCCAACGGGCCGCTCTTCTCACCGGTACGTTCGCGGTAGCTCTGCACCGAGATCGCGATCTTGTTGACCATGCTGGTGACTTCGGTCGCCGATTCCCACAGCGGTTTACCGGTTTCCTCACCGATGGTGCGCGCCAGTTCGTCCGCGTGTTTCTTCAGGGTGGCGGCAAAGGCTTCCAGCACCGAAATACGTTCTTCCAGCGTGCGACGAGCCCAACCCGGGAATGCCTGGCGCGCAGCCTGCACGGCCGACTCGACCTGGGCGGCCGTGGCGCCATTGCCGGACCACAGCACTTGCTGGGTCACCGGGTTCAACGACTCAAAGGCTTCGCCCTGACCGTCCAGCCATTCACCTGCGATGTAAAGCGACTTCATTATTTCGACTCCCGAGCAGCGGACAACGGAACGGCGCGCACCTGATCGCCGGCGTTGAGTTGAAGACGTTTGGCGGTCAGCGGATCGACCACCAGCGTGCCCGCGGCGAAGCGTGCGGGTGCGGCAGTGATGCGGCAGTCTTCGCGCTTGCGGTTATGAATAATGAACGGCGTGGCGTCATCGCCCGGTGTGCCGATGGCCAGCACCAGCGCCTGGCTGTCGCGCACCGCGCGGATCTTGCCGGTTTCGCATTCGATGGCAGGGCCCGCGTCGAAAATGTCGACGTAACCCTGATAGCTGAAACCTTCGCTCTTGAGCATCGACAGCGCAGGCTCAGTGTCCGGGTGCACCTGGCCGATCACGTTGCGCGCGTCCGGCGACAGGAAGCAGGTGTACAGCGGGAATTTCGGCATCAGTTCGGCGATGAACGCCTTGTTGCCCACACCGGTGAGGTAATCAGCCTGGCTGAATTCCATCTTGAAGAAGTGCCGGCCCAGGCTTTCCCAGAACGGCGAACGCCCGGCTTCATCGGAAACGCCGCGCATCTCGGCGATGATCTTGTTGCCGAACAGGTCCGGGAACTCGGCGATGAACAGCATCCGCGCCTTGGACAGCATGCGGCCGTTGAGGCCGGTGCGGTAATCGGCGTGCAGGAACAATGAGCACAGCTCGGAATTGCCGGTCAGGTCGTTGGCCAGGAACAGCGTCGGGATTTCCCGATAGATATTCAGTTCTTGCGAAGCGCTGACGGTCAGACCGACGCGGAAGTTGTACCAGGGCTCACGCAGGCCGACGGCACCGGCGATCGCGGAAATACCCACCACACGACCGTTGTCGTCTTCGAGCACGAACAGGTAGTCCGCATCGCCCCGCCCGGCTTCGCCGCGGAAGGTCTTCTCGGCCCAGCCGACCCGATGAGTCAGGCGCTCTTCGTTGGCCGGCAAGGTGGTCAGGCCGGTGCCGGTGCTGCGGGCCAGGTCGATCAGAGCGGGTAAATCGCTGCTGCGTACGGGACGAACGATCATGCTATCTCCTCAAACGGGCCGCCAACGCCACCCGCGAAACTTCGCTGCTTTGCAGAATGCTTTCAGACCGGCCTTAAACTGCCACCAGGCGCACGCTGGCACCTTCACCAACGCCCAGGGCTTCGGCGGCTTCCAGATCCAGGGTCACGGGTTTGCCCGGCGCGTAATCG
This genomic interval from Pseudomonas putida contains the following:
- the astB gene encoding N-succinylarginine dihydrolase, translating into MKSYEVNFDGLVGPTHNYGGLSYGNVASQSNSQQASNPKEAALQGLAKMKALMDMGFQQGVLAPQERPDVAALRRLGFSGTDAQVIERAAKDAMPLLVASCSASSMWVANAATVSPSADTADGRVHFTAANLNCKYHRSIEHPTTSRVLGAMFADQKHFAHHAALPAVAQFGDEGAANHTRFCREYGEAGVEFFVFGRSAFDTRYPAPQKYPARQTLEASQAVARLHGLKDDGVVYAQQNPSVIDQGVFHNDVIAVGNGEVLFYHEDAFLETDKMLAELSSKLAKVGGKFQSVCVPRSAVSVEDAVRSYLFNSQLLSRPDGSMLLIVPEECRGNERVWQYLQGLTSSGGLIREVKVFDLKQSMQNGGGPACLRLRVALNETELAAVNPGVIMTAPLYGTLTEWVNKHYRDRMTENDLADPQLLLECRTALDELTQILKLGAVYPFQIN
- the astD gene encoding succinylglutamate-semialdehyde dehydrogenase, with translation MMKSLYIAGEWLDGQGEAFESLNPVTQQVLWSGNGATAAQVESAVQAARQAFPGWARRTLEERISVLEAFAATLKKHADELARTIGEETGKPLWESATEVTSMVNKIAISVQSYRERTGEKSGPLGDATAVLRHKPHGVVAVFGPYNFPGHLPNGHIVPALLAGNSVLFKPSELTPKVAELTVKCWIEAGLPAGVLNLLQGARETGIALAANPGIDGLFFTGSSRTGNHLHNQFAGRPDKILALEMGGNNPLVVDEVADVDAAVYTIIQSAFISAGQRCTCARRLLVPQGAWGDALLARLVAVSSTIDVGAFDQQPAPFMGSVISLGAAKALMDAQEHLLANGAVALLEMTQPQAQAALLTPGILDVTAVAERPDEELFGPLLQVIRYADFAAAIAEANDTAYGLAAGLLSDSEARYQQFWLESRAGIVNWNKQLTGAASSAPFGGVGASGNHRASAYYAADYCAYPVASLETPSLVLPGALTPGVRMS
- the astA gene encoding arginine N-succinyltransferase, yielding MIVRPVRSSDLPALIDLARSTGTGLTTLPANEERLTHRVGWAEKTFRGEAGRGDADYLFVLEDDNGRVVGISAIAGAVGLREPWYNFRVGLTVSASQELNIYREIPTLFLANDLTGNSELCSLFLHADYRTGLNGRMLSKARMLFIAEFPDLFGNKIIAEMRGVSDEAGRSPFWESLGRHFFKMEFSQADYLTGVGNKAFIAELMPKFPLYTCFLSPDARNVIGQVHPDTEPALSMLKSEGFSYQGYVDIFDAGPAIECETGKIRAVRDSQALVLAIGTPGDDATPFIIHNRKREDCRITAAPARFAAGTLVVDPLTAKRLQLNAGDQVRAVPLSAARESK